CAAAGAACAACCAGGTACTGCCTAAACTAAGATAACGAACATAGCGAATACTGGTGCTTGAATACACTGCGGCGGCAATAACCATAAACACGATTAAATAGAAGCTGCTGACAACGGTTTCACCATCACCTAATTGCGGTAAATACCATGGTAAGTTAGTTAATAATAAATAAGCGGTAAAGGCACATGTACCAATGATCACTACGTTATTAATAAACTTTATCAATGGAATTTCAAAATACTTTACTCTTGGTTCAATAACACAAAAGTAGAAGCAGGTTAAAAAGTAAAACGCCCAAATTAAGCAGGCCCAAAAACCAAACTCTATGGCTAACGGATTACTAAATCCATATTCTGGACTGGTTGCCAAATCTGCATAACCAGCAAATTCCGTTAGCGGAAACATGATTAAGCCAACATCAAGCCCTGAAGTGAACAAAATGGCAATAAAGGTAAATTTTCGCACCGGTGTCACACCAATGCACTGCATGTTACCCCAACGATAAATAACAAATGCGATAGCGGCAAAAGTGAATAAAATGCCTATTGATAACCAGGTCGTCATTATTTAACTCCCGGGTGAATAGTGTGTGCGAACATAATGTTGGCTCCTTGTTGTATGTTTTTTATGCCATAGAACAATTTTTAAAGGCAAAACGCCCTCAAGCCTTAAGTATCGTGATGACGATAGTTAAACCCTGATAGATTGAACTTGGCTAAATAGACCATTTACAAAAATGTAGGTTGGCCATCAACCTGTTGTCGATGTGTATAAATGAATACACATCGACGAATGGGTGTTAATCAATTTGTCGTTTAGGCGCTTGTAATCGTTGTGATGTTTGCCATTGATCAGCAATAGTCACTTTTGCCAAACTTGGCGCAAGAGGTTTGTTGCCTAAAATGATGTCGGCAGCGCGCTCGGCGACCATAATAGTCGGGGAGTTTAAGTTGCCATTTGGAATGGTCGGGAAAATTGACGAGTCAACCACTCGTAAACCATGAATACCGTGAACTTTTGTTTCAGAGTCGACAACAGCCATCTCATCTTCACCCATTTTGCATGAGCAAGAAGGGTGATAAGCGCTTTCTACTGAGCTTCTAACAAAGCGATCAATTTCTTCATCTGTCTGTATTGATAAGCCTGGTTGAATTTCTTCACCACGATACTCATCTAAACCCGGTTGATTAATAATTTCACGGGTTAAACGAACACACGCTCTAAAGCCTTCAATATCATCTTGATGCGATAAATAATTGAACTGAATTTGTGGCGCAACCTTGGCATCATTTGATACAACCGTTACGGCACCACGGCTTTTAGGTTTATTGTGGCCAATATGAACTTGGAAACCATGGCCAGCAAATGCTTCTTTACCGTCGTAACGCATAGCAGCAGGTAAAAAATGGTACTGTAGATCCGGCCACTCTAAACCCGCTTTTGAGCGGATAAATCCACACGATTCGAAATGGTTAGTTGCGCCCAAACCTGATTTATTAAAAATCCAGCGAGCACCAATAAACAATTTGTTTAACGGGTCAATTTTGCCATTGAGCGAAATAGGCTTTAAGCACTTAAATTGGAAGTAAAACTCTAAGTGGTCTTGCAGATTCTGACCCACACCGGGTAATTGATGAACTTGCTCAATACCTGCACTGGCTAACGTGCTTGAATCGCCAATACCGGACAGTTGCAAAATATGCGGTGAACCAATTGAACCTGCCGATAACACCACTTCTTTATTGCAGTTAACATCAATTAACTCGCCTTTACGTTCGTAACGCACGCCGACAGCGGTTTTACCTTGCATAATCACTTTATGCACAAGCGCATGAGTGACCACGGTTAAATTCGGGCGTTTCATTGCTGGGCGAAGGTACGCATTTGCCGTAGACCAACGTACGCCGTTTTTAACTGTCATGTGCATTGGGCCAAAGCCTTCTTGCTGACTGGCATTGTAATCACTCGTCGCTAGGTAGCCAGCATCGACACCAGCATCAACAAAAGCTTGATATAACGGGTTTTTCATTTCATTACCGTTATTAACCGCTAATGGGCCTTTATCACCGCGATAAACATTACCGCCAAAAGACCATGTTTCAGCTTTTTTAAAGTAAGGCAGACA
The nucleotide sequence above comes from Shewanella sp. Arc9-LZ. Encoded proteins:
- the betA gene encoding choline dehydrogenase translates to MSTQISHEYDYIIVGAGSAGCVLANRLTENPDNKVLILETGGSDKSIFIQMPTALSIPMNTKKYAWQFETEAEPHLDNRRMHCPRGKVLGGSSSINGMVYVRGHARDFDEWQQQGAKDWDYAHCLPYFKKAETWSFGGNVYRGDKGPLAVNNGNEMKNPLYQAFVDAGVDAGYLATSDYNASQQEGFGPMHMTVKNGVRWSTANAYLRPAMKRPNLTVVTHALVHKVIMQGKTAVGVRYERKGELIDVNCNKEVVLSAGSIGSPHILQLSGIGDSSTLASAGIEQVHQLPGVGQNLQDHLEFYFQFKCLKPISLNGKIDPLNKLFIGARWIFNKSGLGATNHFESCGFIRSKAGLEWPDLQYHFLPAAMRYDGKEAFAGHGFQVHIGHNKPKSRGAVTVVSNDAKVAPQIQFNYLSHQDDIEGFRACVRLTREIINQPGLDEYRGEEIQPGLSIQTDEEIDRFVRSSVESAYHPSCSCKMGEDEMAVVDSETKVHGIHGLRVVDSSIFPTIPNGNLNSPTIMVAERAADIILGNKPLAPSLAKVTIADQWQTSQRLQAPKRQID